A window of Argopecten irradians isolate NY chromosome 1, Ai_NY, whole genome shotgun sequence contains these coding sequences:
- the LOC138323647 gene encoding uncharacterized protein yields MELHNNRQINGGAENAMSIVLPKRAHVDFLAPSKALQDAKKKLGPIYFDAKLIECPQNAVELSKLIQEWDEIDKKKFKVLEEARRSQRILLHTLGSRYTFSKHVSGLSSTSDLRDVKLPPPGFRYHSDGSPKLSLVSDQDHFPEYTLTQSWFDFKNESDEDAGRPKSPQRQHLHNEDGDIPEVEIEHASGNVSPYSVNSEIITDTYVIGESKITIEKVEKHEPSYDNHIDYESEIRNLENIIKEINEDLEKNNIDLYENSGSAKGKVYAFLRAHARGDKVSLKQLVEPNESYKPNDRFAILPGSSTFNVSESSGKSKKFNSDFYKRKDNIRNHSHCVACVCKIKHDNAVLTQKRRDVSKMVLKRWNSSTRGTISDNTALSTAILNRRAYSSDSLRRKQSDLSRASNYSPTRISKPPVPGKIEEYKNPNLHAKKSSQVVFKTDIPTRNSHPSLDSINSTDKPYLEKQRNSREHVKLRNAKSAASQRKTEIFDRRSHSAMLNRPSSSSIANRSRMDFLKEDARLEEQECTRKVEAFVAKIKKMTAPPKPSYAFI; encoded by the exons ATGGAATTGCATAACAACCGACAGATCAATGGAGGAGCGGAAAATGCAATGAGCATTGTATTACCAAAGAGGGCTCATGTAGATTTCCTAGCACCATCAAAGGCCTTGCAGGATGCAAAGAAGAAACTTGGGCCTATTTATTTTGACGCCAAATTAATTGAATGTCCACAAAATGCGGTGGAACTTTCAAAACTTATTCAGGAATGGGATGAGATAGACAAGAAGAAATTCAAGGTTCTTGAAGAAGCAAGAAGAAGTCAGAGAATACTTCTCCACACACTTGGCTCTCGATACACTTTTTCCAAACATGTATCGGGTTTAAGCTCTACCTCCGACCTACGAGACGTCAAACTTCCGCCCCCGGGCTTCCGTTATCATTCGGACGGATCGCCAAAATTATCCCTTGTTTCTGATCAAGATCATTTTCCCGAGTACACTCTAACACAAAGCTGGTtcgattttaaaaatgaaagcGACGAGGATGCGGGTAGACCCAAAAGTCCACAGAGACAACATCTGCATAACGAAGATGGTGATATACCGGAGGTGGAGATTGAACATGCATCTGGCAACGTTAGTCCATATTCAGTAAATTCAGAAATTATAACGGATACATATGTCATAGGCGAGTCAAAAATCACTATAGAGAAAGTTGAAAAACATGAACCTTCATACGATAATCATATCGACTATGAGAGTGAAATAAGGAATCTTGAGAATATTATTAAAGAAATTAACGAAGACCtagagaaaaacaatattgaccTTTACGAAAACTCTGGAAGCGCAAAAGGTAAAGTATATGCGTTTCTAAGAGCACACGCTCGAGGTGACAAGGTATCTCTAAAGCAGCTTGTGGAACCGAACGAATCTTATAAACCTAACGATAGGTTTGCGATATTACCTGGGTCTTCTACATTCAATGTTAGTGAATCTTCAGGAAAGTCAAAGAAGTTTAATTCTGATTTCTATAAAAGAAAAGATAACATTAGGAACCACAGTCATTGTGTGGCATGTGTGTGCAAAATTAAGCACGATAATGCCGTTCTTACCCAGAAAAGGAGGGATGTAAGCAAAATGGTTTTAAAGCGATGGAACAGCTCAACGCGCGGCACAATAAGCGACAACACAGCCCTGTCCACGGCGATTCTCAATAGACGTGCATACTCATCCGACTCTTTGCGCCGAAAACAAAGCGATCTTTCAAGAGCAAGTAACTATTCTCCCACAAGGATCTCAAAGCCTCCTGTTCCTGGTAAAATCGAGGAGTATAAGAATCCAAATTTACACGCCAAAAAGTCATCACAAGTGGTGTTTAAGACAGATATTCCGACAAGAAATAGTCATCCATCATTAGATTCTATAAATAGCACAGACAAACCATATTTAGAGAAGCAACGAAATTCGAGAGAACATGTTAAATTAAGGAATGCCAAGAGTGCCGCGAGTCAGAGGAAAACAGAGATATTTGATAGAAGATCTCATAGTGCTATGCTGAATAGGCCTTCGTCTTCTTCAATAGCCAACCGTTCTAGAATGGACTTTCTAAAAGAGGATGCG CGTTTAGAGGAGCAAGAATGTACACGAAAGGTGGAAGCGTTCGTGgcgaaaattaaaaaaatgactgCACCACCCAAACCAAGTTATGCATTCATTTAG